GGTGCCCGGGGGGGCCTGAGCCTGTGGGACACGGAGTGCACGAGGAGGCTGGACACAGCATCCTGGTGGCACCAAGTGCCCGGAGCCTTCATGGCATCCCTGGTAGCCCAGCCTGGCTGTCCCACAGCAGGCCTCCCACGCAGCACAGAGGCAGGGACCAGGCGAACGTGTCTTTAGCTATGCTGTAACAGTCATGTGGGCTGGGACAGCTCTGCCTATATCACCTCTGCGGGGTCacctgtgacctgagccagaagctCCTGAGGCGACCTGCCATCTAAGGCTGACTGGGGTCGAACCTGGCAGAGCTGCCTCGGGAGGCAGGGACACCCCGGACTCAGCTGTGGACCAGCCAGGTGGGGGTTGGGCAGCAGGGGCCCAGGGCCTACCGCCACAGGTCTTCCTGTGCTAGGATGAAGTTCCTGTGTGGGGGTTCCACCTCCCAGGGTCGTCACACCTACACAGGAGCCTGGATCGGTGCTGTGTATTCAGGGCAGCGACCCCTGAAGTCTGGGTGGCCGGGGAGTAGGAGAAGCCCAGAAAAAGGGGCTCTCAATTCTAAGGCCCCTGAGGAAAAGGCAGGTAGATCCTGGGGCCCATCCTCAGACACTACCCACACTTCCGGGGTGTCTCCACGGCTTGCTCCGTCCTCCCGTGTGTCAGGCCCTTGGAGCCCGTGCCTCGGGCCGCTGCCAGGCTCCCGGGTGTTACCTGGTCAGGCTGTACCCGTGCTGCAGCGAGGAGAAGAGCAGGAGGGGCTGGCAGAGGGCAAAGCGCTCAGGGACCCATGACCAGATGTCTCTCATCTCCTTCACACTGACGATCTCTGAGTGGAAGTTCTCCGCGTGCACCGCCAAGTGCACAAACTGcctggggagagtggggagggctcAGAGTGCAGCCCTGACCACGCCCTGGCCACGCCCTGGCCACGCCCCCCACCCAGGAGAATTGTGGAGCTTCTCGGGTGAGCTGTGCCCGAAGGGGGCTTCTCTGCTATTCCAGAGGAAACGGGACTGGGGGAATGGCGCTGAGCCCTGGAGCCCCGCTCCCATCAGCTACAGAGGGGAGAGCACTCAGCCTGGATGGGGACAGAAGCACGTCTTCTCTAATGAATGGGGACACAGAGTGAGCCAGCTCTGACAAGACAATGCTTCAGAGCCAGCCAAGCACGGACAGACAGCACGTTTGAGGCAGCACGTCTGAGGCAGCtgagcagacagacagacagacagcttgAAGAGCAGCCAGGGTTTAAGGCAGCATTGCCAAACCCAGCCCCAAGAGCCAGAGAAAGCAGCTGGGCCCTGGGATAGCCaggagaggagatggagaaaagccAGGAATGAAGATGTGGTTTCTAGACCTACCTTTTAGAAAGTGAAACACTGAAAAACAGGGGGAAGCAACggacacagagaagaggaagaaaaataaaacagacaaggaCAGGTTAGTGGCAAATACTGATGGCCAGGACGAACCTGCCTTTGGCCCAGGAGAAAGGCCTCCACACCAAGGGCTCTGTCGCTCCGAGATTGTGTTGGACACCGCGGGCCCCTCCCAGCCTGGCTCCCCTGGGGCGGTACCCAGGGCAGGGGGACATACCCAGCAGCCGCAAGAGCAGCCGGCAAGGGAGCACAGACCCCAGGTGGGGGACAGAGCAGGGGCTGCTTTAAAATGATCTGAGGCAGTCAGCCGGGCCCACTGCCAGACCTTCTGACTGCACGGTCACCATCCAGCGTCCATCTCCGCCACCGGCCTTGACCCTGAAGGCAGGACGCTCCCCGCACCTTCTGTACCCGCAGCTGCCTGAGCAGCCTGTGGCTGTAGCCAGAAGGCCCCCTCCTCACTCCCATGGCTTCCTATCCACACAGGGCTGGCTGCCAGGAGGCAGACCAGGAGCCTGGCAGGACCAGctcaggccccagcccccaggacGCATCCCACCTACACCCTACCCTAGTGGGCCCCTCACCTACCCAGGGGCGGGCCACACCCAAGGCCCCAAGGGGCCTGCCTACCTCTTCTGCTTGACGGTGATGCCTTTCTGCTTCAGAGCTTTCTCGTTGGCCATCTGCAGGAGCTGAATCTCCTTCCGGGAGAAGAGGCGGATGGCGAACGCTTTCTCCAGCAGCTTCTCAGGAGACACGGTCTTGGCGATATCCCTGACAAAGGTGCGAATGTCCTGCTTCACGCTGTCTGACTCGAGCGGCTGCCCAGCCCTCACCTTGTGGAAGAACTTGAGGATCGCCAGCGCCACGCGGTACAGCACCTTGTAGCCTTCCACCAGGAACACGTCGAAGACGCGGGCGAAGTGGCCGAGGGGCAGCTCCCCGAACAGCCAGCGCTGCCAGTCTGCGTAGACCTGCAGGACGTCCTCTGACACGGCCACCATCAGCTTGTGGGCCGCCTGGCAGTACTTGTTCACCAGGTCCCCAAACGTCATGCAGGAGGACTCGAAGGCCAGGAAGCTCTGATCCACCAGCTTCCGGCTGGGGTCGTTGCAGGCCAGGATGCGGCAGGCATTCTCGAAGCACTGGGCCTCGTCCGTGCTGTAGTGCAGCAGCAGGGCCACGACCGCGGGCAGGGCGGGGCAGAAGGACACGTCGGGGAACTGGTTGGCGATGCACAGCAGGATCTTGCGCACAGCATCCTCGCCCCGCGCGTTCAGGCAGTAGCTGGGCACCTGCGTGTTGTCCACAAACTCGGGCAAGGgcaggctgctgctgctgtgctTGCCCACGATCTTGCCCACGATGTCGCTGTATACGCTGGCGTCCGGTGTGACCGTGCGGCAGGGGATGTCCCGGATCAGGCGCTGGTACACCTTCCCCCGCAGGGCGTAGCTGCGGGCCCAGTAGCCCTGGCGAGCCAGCTGCTTCAGCTCCTGCGGCTCGGTGCAGCTCAGCTCCTTGGGGCCCAGGTCCTGCACGGCCGCGTCCATCCTGTCTCTGTC
This window of the Neofelis nebulosa isolate mNeoNeb1 chromosome 18, mNeoNeb1.pri, whole genome shotgun sequence genome carries:
- the TBC1D24 gene encoding TBC1 domain family member 24 isoform X1; translated protein: MDPPGYNCFVDRDRMDAAVQDLGPKELSCTEPQELKQLARQGYWARSYALRGKVYQRLIRDIPCRTVTPDASVYSDIVGKIVGKHSSSSLPLPEFVDNTQVPSYCLNARGEDAVRKILLCIANQFPDVSFCPALPAVVALLLHYSTDEAQCFENACRILACNDPSRKLVDQSFLAFESSCMTFGDLVNKYCQAAHKLMVAVSEDVLQVYADWQRWLFGELPLGHFARVFDVFLVEGYKVLYRVALAILKFFHKVRAGQPLESDSVKQDIRTFVRDIAKTVSPEKLLEKAFAIRLFSRKEIQLLQMANEKALKQKGITVKQKSVSLSKRQFVHLAVHAENFHSEIVSVKEMRDIWSWVPERFALCQPLLLFSSLQHGYSLTRFYFQCEGHEPTLLLIKTTQKEVCGAYLSTDWSERNKFGGKVGFFGTGECFVFRLQPEVQRYEWVVIKHPELTKPVSLEAAAAPSPLGRPTSSDPADRLSPFLSARHFNLPSKTESMFMAGGNDCLIVGGGGGQALYIDGDLNRGRTGHCDTFNNQPLCSENFLIAAVEAWGFQDPDTQ
- the TBC1D24 gene encoding TBC1 domain family member 24 isoform X2, which gives rise to MDPPGYNCFVDRDRMDAAVQDLGPKELSCTEPQELKQLARQGYWARSYALRGKVYQRLIRDIPCRTVTPDASVYSDIVGKIVGKHSSSSLPLPEFVDNTQVPSYCLNARGEDAVRKILLCIANQFPDVSFCPALPAVVALLLHYSTDEAQCFENACRILACNDPSRKLVDQSFLAFESSCMTFGDLVNKYCQAAHKLMVAVSEDVLQVYADWQRWLFGELPLGHFARVFDVFLVEGYKVLYRVALAILKFFHKVRAGQPLESDSVKQDIRTFVRDIAKTVSPEKLLEKAFAIRLFSRKEIQLLQMANEKALKQKGITVKQKRQFVHLAVHAENFHSEIVSVKEMRDIWSWVPERFALCQPLLLFSSLQHGYSLTRFYFQCEGHEPTLLLIKTTQKEVCGAYLSTDWSERNKFGGKVGFFGTGECFVFRLQPEVQRYEWVVIKHPELTKPVSLEAAAAPSPLGRPTSSDPADRLSPFLSARHFNLPSKTESMFMAGGNDCLIVGGGGGQALYIDGDLNRGRTGHCDTFNNQPLCSENFLIAAVEAWGFQDPDTQ